CATCACGCCCTGCCCGTCATGCAGCGCGTTGACGAACCCACCGGTATAGCGCGTGCCGTTGGCGTAATCCGCGACGCCCTCGCCCTCGATACGCCCGTCGGTCCAGGTGCCGGTATAGGTACCGCCATCGGCGAAGATGATCGTGCCCTCGCCCTCGGGCTTGCCGGCGACGAACTGGCCCTCGTAGATCGAGCCGTCGGGGAATTCGGCGCGGCCTTGGCCGCGGATCTCGCCATCGACCCATTCGCCCGTGTAGACGTAACCCGAAGGCAGCGTGTAGGTGCCCGTGCCGTGCTGCATGCCGTCGCGGAACGTACCCTCGTAGACGCCACCGCCCTCGTATTGCTTGACCTGCACGTCCTGAGCGGCCAGCGGCGTCGCCGCCAATGCCGCAAGTGTCGTCAGTATCAGCCTGTCCATGCCCGCAATCCCCAGTCCTGCCTGCACCGGAAGCTAGGCCCCGCAGCGCCGGGGCGCAACGGGGGGCGGACCATCGCGCGACGCATCGGCGCTTCCCCCCACCCCGCCCCCGCGCTAGGTCCAGCCCGACCCGTGCCCGGAGAGCCCGATGCCCGATACGTTCCGCCTGACGCTGGCCCAGTTGAACCCCGTGATGGGCGACCTGGACGGCAACGCCGCCAAGGCCCGCGCGGCATGGGCGGCGGGCCGGGACGCGGGCGCGCAGATGGTGGCTCTGCCCGAGATGTTCCTGACCGGCTATCAGCCACAGGACCTGGTGCGGAAGCCCGCCTTCGTGGCCCATGCGGCGGAAGTGCTGAACGCGCTGATCGCGGATTGCGCCGACGGCCCCGCCCTCGGGATCGGCGTGCCGCTCTGGCCGGTGGGCTCCGAGAAGCCCTACAACGCCTGGGTGGTGGCCGAAGGCGGCCGCGTGGTGGCCGAAATCGTCAAGCACCACCTGCCCAACTACAAGGTGTTCGACGAGAAGCGCTATTTCGAGAGCGGCGACGTTTCGGGCCCTTATGTCGTCGGCGGCGTCCGCATCGGCACGCCGATCTGCGAGGACGCCTGGTTCGACGACGTGACCGAAACGCTGGCCGAAACCGGGGCCGAGATCCTCGTGGTGCCCAACGGCTCGCCCTATTTCCGCGGCAAGCAGGACGTCCGCTATGCCCACATGGTCGCGCGCACGGTCGAGACGGGGCTGCCGCTCGCCTATCTCAATCTCGTGGGCGGGCAGGACGACCAGATCTTCGACGGGGCGAGCTTCGTGCTGAACCCCCATGGCGTGCTCAGCCACCACCTGCCGAGCTTCGAGGACGCCGTCGTGCATGTCGATTTCGCGCGCGGCGACGACGGTTGGGCTGCGGTGCCCGGCGACCGCGCGTCGCAGCCCGAAGGGGCCGAGGCCGATTACCGTGCGATGGTGCTGGCGGTGCGGGACTACATGGCCAAGGCGGGGTTCTCGAAGGCCCTGCTCGGGCTGTCGGGCGGCGTGGATTCGGCCATCGTCGCGGCCATCGCCGCCGATGCGATCGGGCCCGCCAATCTCCGCTGCGTGATGCTGCCGTCGGAATACACGTCCGAGCATTCGCTCGAGGACGCGCGCGGCGTGGCCGAACGGCTGGGCTGCCGCCTCGACACCGTGCCCATAGCCGCCGGGCGCGCCGCGATCACCGAGACGCTGGCGCCGCTCTTCGAGGGCACCGAACCCGACCTGACCGAAGAGAACATCCAGTCGCGGCTGCGCGGGCTTCTCCTGATGGCGCTGTCGAACAAGTTCGGCGAGATGCTCCTGACGACGGGCAACAAGTCCGAGGTCGCGGTGGGCTACGCCACGATCTACGGCGACATGGCGGGCGGCTATAATCCGGTGAAGGACCTCTGGAAGACCGACCTCTTCGAGATCTGCCGCTGGCGGAACGCGAACTGGGTCGAGGGCTTTCTCGGGCCGAAGGGCGAGGTGATGCCCACCCGCGTCATCGACAAGCCCCCCTCGGCGGAGCTGCGCGACGACCAGAAGGACGAGGATAGCCTGCCGCCCTACCCGGTGCTCGACGACATCCTGCGGCGCCTGATCGACGACGAGGCCTCGGTGGCGGAGGTCGTGGCCGCCGGGCACGACCGCGAGACCGTGACGCATGTCGAGAAGCTGATCTACCTGTCGGAATACAAGCGCTTTCAGTCCGCACCGGGCGCGCGCCTCTCCCAGCGCGCGTTCTGGCTCGACCGGCGCTATCCGATCGTGAACCGCTGGCGCGATCCCGGCTGAGGGCGCCGGGGGCCAGCCCCCGGACCCCCGGCATATTTCGGCCAAGATGAGACCCGTTCACCGGGCCTTAACCACGGGTGTGCCAGCCTCGCTGTGCGGTACAGGCTGGCAAGCCGATGACCGCCCAAGGTGAAGCCCCGCTTCGCCGCGCGTTCCGGCCCGAAGCTTGCATGACCTGCGACGCCCGGGACGCGCGTTCCCATCTTCATCTTGGTGGAAATATGCCGGGGTCCGGGGCAGCGCCCCGGCTCGCTCCACAGGCGGTCCCTCGGCGATTGACGCACGCGGGTGCAACCGGCATCCCTCGAGCATGAGCATCTTCCACTTCGCCTTCAACGTCCGCGATCTCGACATGGCGCGCCGGTTCTACGGCGACCTCCTCGGCTGCGCCGAGGGGCGGTCGACCGACAGCTGGGTCGATTTCGACTTCTTCGGCCACCAGATCAGCCTGCATCTCGGGCCGCCCTTCGAGCATGCCCCGACTGGCCATGTCGGCGAGCACATGGTGCCGATGCCGCATTTCGGCGTCCTGATGCGGATGGACGCATGGAAGGTGTTGGCCGACCGGCTTCGCGCGGCCGAGGTGGAGTTCGTCATCGAGCCGGTGCTGCGCTTTCCCGGCGAGCCCGGCGAGCAGGCGACGATGTTCTTCCTTGACCCATTCGGGAACCCCATCGAGATCAAGGGGATGCGCGACCTCAAATCCGCCTTCGCCACGTGACGCGGATCCTCTTCGCTGCCGCCCCGGCCCGCTGGGCGGAGTACCGCGAGCCTCTGCCCCACGCGCTGGATGCCGTCGGCGTGGCCCACCGGATCGTCACGCTGGAGAACGATCCCGATCCCGCGACGATCGACTGGATCGTCTACGCCCCCAACTCCGCGCTCCAGGATTTCACGCCTTATACGCGGCTCAAGGGGGTGCTGAACCTCTGGGCGGGGGTCGAGGATGTCGAGGGCAACCCCACGCTCCGGGCGCCGCTTGCGCGGATGGTCGAGGATGGGCTGACGCGGGGCATGGTCGAATGGGTGACGGGCCATGTGCTGCGCCACCACCTCGGGATGGACGCGCATATTTCCAATCCGGATCGCATCTGGACCGCGACGCCGCCACCGCTGGCGCGGGACAGGCCCGTCGCGATGCTCGGGATGGGCGAACTCGGGACGGCCTGCGCCACGGCGCTGACGACGCTGGGCTTTCCGGTGACGGGATGGTCGCGCGGGCCGAAAACCGTGCCCGGCGTACGCTCGGTGACGGGGCCGGACGGCTTGGCGGATGCCCTGGGCGGCGCTAAAATCGTCGTGCTGCTGACGCCCCTGACCCGATCCACGGCCAACCTGATCGACGCTGCGGCCCTTGCCGCCATGCGGCCAGGTTCCGTCCTCCTGAACCCCGGCCGGGGCGGACTGGTCGAGGACGACGCTCTGCTGGCGGCGCTGTCGGACGGGCACCTGGCCCATGCGACGCTGGACACGTTCCGGACCGAACCGCTTCCCGACGATCACCCGTTCTGGTCGCACCCGAAGATCACTGTGACGCCGCATATCGCCTCGGCCACGCGGCCCGACGGCGCCGCCCGCGTCATCGCCGAAAACATCCGTCGGGGCGAGGCGGGCGAGCCGCTCCTGCACCTCGTCGATCGGTCCGAGGCGCTCGCCTGAGCGCGCTTGCACCCGGTCCCCGTTCCGGGCCACCCCTGTCGGCATGACCCATCGCCTGACCGATCTCGCCCGGAGCCTGCCCGCCTCCGTCCCCTTCGTCGGCCCCGAGACGCAGGAGCGGCAGCGGGGCGCGCCCTTCGCCGCCCGGCTCGGCGCAAACGAGAGCCCGTTCGGCCCCTCGCCCCGCGCCGTCGCAGCGATGGCGGATGCCGCGGCCGACGGCTGGATGTACGGCGATCCCGAATATCATGACCTGCGCCACGCGTTGGCCGCGCATCACGGGATCCCGCCCGAGGCGGTCGTCGCGGGCGAGGGAATCGACGGGCTCTTGGGCTATCTCGTGCGGCTCCTGGTGGCACCGGGCGACGCGGTGGTGACCTCGGCCGGGGCCTATCCGACCTTCAACTACCACGTCGCGGGCTTCGGCGGGGTGCTGCACGCGGTGCCCTACGCGGGCGACCACGAGGACCCGGACGCGCTTCTGGCGCGGGCGCGTGAGACGGATGCGCGGCTGATCTACCTCGCCAATCCCGACAACCCGATGGGCAGCTGGCATGACGCCGCCCGCATCGCTGCGCTCATCGACGCGATGCCCGATGGCACGCTCCTTTGTCTCGACGAGGCCTATGCCGACCTCGCCCCGCCCGAGGCGATTCCGCCGCTCGACCCCGGCGATGCGCGCGTGATCCGGATGCGGACCTTCTCGAAGGCGCACGGGCTGGCGGGGCTGCGCGTGGGCTATGCGATCGGACATCCCGAACTGATCGCGGCCTTTGACCGGGTGCGGAACCATTTCGGCCTGAACCGGGTGGCGCAGGCAGGCGCGCTGGCCGCCCTGGCCGATCCCGACTGGCTGGCCGAGGTGCAGGCGCGGGTGGCGCAGTCGCGCGACCGGCTGGCGGCGATCGCGACCGAGCATGGGCTGTATCCACTGGCCTCGGCGACCAATTTCGTGACGATGGATTGCGGTGGCGACGGCGATCTGGCGCGGCGCGTGATGACGGCCCTCCTCGATGAAGGGATCTTCGTGCGGATGCCGGGCGTGGCCCCGCTCGACCGCTGCATCCGCGTCTCCTGCGGGACGGCGGCGGACATGGACGCGTTCGGCGCCGCCCTGCCGCGCGCGCTGCGATCCGCGCGATCGTGAGGTGTCGCGGGCGAAAGCCGCGCTAGTCTTGTCGCGTCGAGGTTACGCGAATCACCCGGAGGCCCGGATCATGGACAACGAACCGATCGGTCAGGTCGAGGATTACACCAACGCCTTTCTCGGCGCGCTCTATCTCGTGCTCGTCGCGGGGTTGGTGCTGATCTGGGGCGTCTGGGGGTATGTCGTGGCGCTGGCGCTCTGCGTGGCAATCCACCGCGTGATCGAGATCGTCGGGACCCGCCGCGCGCGCGCCGAAGCCGAATGGGACGCGCGCGTCGCCGCCTGCATCGCACGCGCCCGCCGCTGAGGCGACGGCGTCAGGGCGTCAGGCGCGACTTCCAGGTCAGGTCTTCCAGCGTATCATGGGCCAAGTCGTCGATCGTCGGGCCCGCGGGCACGAATTCGGCGACGGGCATGACCTCGACGGCCGATGTCGCGGGTGGCCGAGTTTCCGAATAATGCGAGATCCGCTCGGATCCGCGGATGATCGAGATCAGAATCGGCGTCCAGAGCAGGCCCATGGCGGCGCAGCCCAGCAGGAAATAGCCCGACGGGCCGAGGATGTATTGTTTCAGCTTGGTCATGCCGGACCCCTCCGTACGGCCTCCGGAACGGGCCGCTGGGGGGATATGGCAGGCAAATGAGGCCAGAATTCGGCGCTTGCCTCTTCAGCGCCCCGCAATGGCCCGCGCCGCCGCCGCCAACCCGTCGCCGCCATGGGGCACATCCAGCGCCACCAGCGCGGCCTGGATCGCGCCCAGCGTGCCCATCATCGAATGGGCCGACAGATGGCCCATATGCCCCACACGGAAGAAGCCGTCGGCCTCGGGGCTGTCGCGCGGCGCCATGCCGAGGCCTATGCCCAGCGTCACGCCGACCTGGTGCTCGGCCCAGTCGCGCAGGCGCGTCCCGTGATCGGGCAGGCGCACCGCCGTCACCGCGTTCGAGCGGTCTGCGGGGTTACGGACGTTCAGCTCCAGACCGCCCGGCGCCTCCCAGGTGTCGAAGGCCGCATGCAGGGCGCCGGCCAGCACCGCGTGACGGGCCCAGACGTTCTCGATCCCTTCTTCGTGGACGATCATGTCGAGCGCTTCGCGCAAGCCGTAGAGGTGATGCGTCGGACCGGTGCCGTAGAAGTAGCGGAAGTAGTAGTCGGGGTTCGTACGCGGCCGCCAATCCCAGTAGCCCGTGACGCAATCGGCCCGTTCGCGCGCGCGGTCGGCGCGGTCGTTGTAGAAAACGAACGCCATGCCCGCGGGCGTCATCAGGCCCTTCTGGCAGCCCGCGATCATCACGTCGGCGCCCCACTCGTCCATCTCGAACCGGTCGCAGCCGAGCGAGGCCATGCAATCGGCCTGAAGAAGTGCCGGGTGGCCCGCCGCGTCCATCTCGGCGCGGATGGCCGCGATGTCGGAGCGGACGCTGGACGAGGTGTCGACATGCACCGCGAGGACCGACCGGATCTCGTGGTTGGTGTCGTCGCGCAGGCGCTGGCCGATGGCGGCGGCGTCCATCGCGGTCCGGTTGCCGAAATCGAGATACTCGACGCGCAGGCCCAGATCCTCGGCGATCTCGCCCCAGCCGTCGGCGAAGGTTCCGGTGCGCGGGATCAGCACGAGGTCGCCGCGCGCG
This portion of the uncultured Jannaschia sp. genome encodes:
- a CDS encoding NAD+ synthase; translated protein: MPDTFRLTLAQLNPVMGDLDGNAAKARAAWAAGRDAGAQMVALPEMFLTGYQPQDLVRKPAFVAHAAEVLNALIADCADGPALGIGVPLWPVGSEKPYNAWVVAEGGRVVAEIVKHHLPNYKVFDEKRYFESGDVSGPYVVGGVRIGTPICEDAWFDDVTETLAETGAEILVVPNGSPYFRGKQDVRYAHMVARTVETGLPLAYLNLVGGQDDQIFDGASFVLNPHGVLSHHLPSFEDAVVHVDFARGDDGWAAVPGDRASQPEGAEADYRAMVLAVRDYMAKAGFSKALLGLSGGVDSAIVAAIAADAIGPANLRCVMLPSEYTSEHSLEDARGVAERLGCRLDTVPIAAGRAAITETLAPLFEGTEPDLTEENIQSRLRGLLLMALSNKFGEMLLTTGNKSEVAVGYATIYGDMAGGYNPVKDLWKTDLFEICRWRNANWVEGFLGPKGEVMPTRVIDKPPSAELRDDQKDEDSLPPYPVLDDILRRLIDDEASVAEVVAAGHDRETVTHVEKLIYLSEYKRFQSAPGARLSQRAFWLDRRYPIVNRWRDPG
- a CDS encoding VOC family protein → MSIFHFAFNVRDLDMARRFYGDLLGCAEGRSTDSWVDFDFFGHQISLHLGPPFEHAPTGHVGEHMVPMPHFGVLMRMDAWKVLADRLRAAEVEFVIEPVLRFPGEPGEQATMFFLDPFGNPIEIKGMRDLKSAFAT
- a CDS encoding glyoxylate/hydroxypyruvate reductase A, whose amino-acid sequence is MTRILFAAAPARWAEYREPLPHALDAVGVAHRIVTLENDPDPATIDWIVYAPNSALQDFTPYTRLKGVLNLWAGVEDVEGNPTLRAPLARMVEDGLTRGMVEWVTGHVLRHHLGMDAHISNPDRIWTATPPPLARDRPVAMLGMGELGTACATALTTLGFPVTGWSRGPKTVPGVRSVTGPDGLADALGGAKIVVLLTPLTRSTANLIDAAALAAMRPGSVLLNPGRGGLVEDDALLAALSDGHLAHATLDTFRTEPLPDDHPFWSHPKITVTPHIASATRPDGAARVIAENIRRGEAGEPLLHLVDRSEALA
- a CDS encoding pyridoxal phosphate-dependent aminotransferase; this translates as MTHRLTDLARSLPASVPFVGPETQERQRGAPFAARLGANESPFGPSPRAVAAMADAAADGWMYGDPEYHDLRHALAAHHGIPPEAVVAGEGIDGLLGYLVRLLVAPGDAVVTSAGAYPTFNYHVAGFGGVLHAVPYAGDHEDPDALLARARETDARLIYLANPDNPMGSWHDAARIAALIDAMPDGTLLCLDEAYADLAPPEAIPPLDPGDARVIRMRTFSKAHGLAGLRVGYAIGHPELIAAFDRVRNHFGLNRVAQAGALAALADPDWLAEVQARVAQSRDRLAAIATEHGLYPLASATNFVTMDCGGDGDLARRVMTALLDEGIFVRMPGVAPLDRCIRVSCGTAADMDAFGAALPRALRSARS
- a CDS encoding aminotransferase class V-fold PLP-dependent enzyme — encoded protein: MRDDTPTAPSLAHGPRTLAIPGPSIIPERVLRAMHRPSPNIYTGPLVDLTHSLIPDLKAVARTEHAATIYIGNGHAVWEACLANTHARGDLVLIPRTGTFADGWGEIAEDLGLRVEYLDFGNRTAMDAAAIGQRLRDDTNHEIRSVLAVHVDTSSSVRSDIAAIRAEMDAAGHPALLQADCMASLGCDRFEMDEWGADVMIAGCQKGLMTPAGMAFVFYNDRADRARERADCVTGYWDWRPRTNPDYYFRYFYGTGPTHHLYGLREALDMIVHEEGIENVWARHAVLAGALHAAFDTWEAPGGLELNVRNPADRSNAVTAVRLPDHGTRLRDWAEHQVGVTLGIGLGMAPRDSPEADGFFRVGHMGHLSAHSMMGTLGAIQAALVALDVPHGGDGLAAAARAIAGR